The proteins below are encoded in one region of Sminthopsis crassicaudata isolate SCR6 chromosome 1, ASM4859323v1, whole genome shotgun sequence:
- the NEFH gene encoding neurofilament heavy polypeptide: MMSYGSADGLLQGPTYPLPLPLALASGRKSAALMRSVAGGSASSGFHSWARSSGSGFRSRGALAASSTESLDSLNGPGLGGEGRGARNEKELLQALNDRFAGYIDKVRQLELQNRQLEGEAAALRQQQAGRSAMGALYEREIREMRAAALRLGAEQGQLRLEHERLLEDIAHAQQRLDDEARQREELQAAARALHRYADEAGLARAELQKKVQALQDEGAFLRRRHDDEVAELLSQIQAAGPPDGRDLVKSDVTSALREIRAQLEGHTVQNTLQSEEWFRVRLDRLSEAAKVNTDAMRSAQEEISEYRRQLQSKTTELEALKGTKDSLERQRSDLEDRHHADVISYQETIQQLDSELRSTKWEMAAQLREYQDLLNVKMALDIEIAAYRKLLEGEECRIGFGPGPFSFPEVPPKTPATSTHIKVKSEEKIKVVEKSEKETVIVEEQTEEIQVTEEVTEEEEKEEEKEEAEEETGEKEEEGEEEGEEAKSPEKEAKSPPTEEVTSPEKVKSPVKEEVKSPEKAKSPAKEEVKSPEKAKSPAKEEVKSPEKAKSPVKEEVKSPPEVKSPEKAKSPAKEEVKSPEKAKSPVKEEVKSPEKSKSPAKEEVKSPPEVKSPEKAKSPAKEEVKSPPEVKSPEKAKSPAKEEVKSPEKAKSPAKEEVKSPEKAKSPAKEEVKSPPEIKSPEKAKSPAKEEVKSPPEVKSPEKAKSPAKEEVKSPEKAKSPAKEEVKSPEKAKSPVKEEVRSPADIKSPVKAKSPEKEDAKSPEKEEDKESAPKKEVSKPPSAPVKEEGKEVKVKEAPKKTEEEKAPAKAEEPKDSKKEAPRKEAEEKPKEARGGTQPEGAGNHQAAPAPEPAKGETKAKEAAKPQEKGPEPPKTPSPPATKEPEKPKQEEKKAEEKPQPDPKAKEEEKAPPKEAAKTEAPKPSKPKTEKVEKSSSTDQKESKASETGADDKAKKGDK, translated from the exons ATGATGAGCTACGGCAGCGCGGACGGGCTGCTGCAGGGCCCCACGTACCCGCTGCCCTTGCCCCTGGCCCTGGCCTCGGGCCGCAAGAGCGCCGCGCTGATGCGCTCCGTGGCGGGCGGCTCGGCGTCCAGCGGCTTCCACTCGTGGGCGCGGAGCTCGGGCTCGGGCTTCCGCTCCCGCGGCGCGCTGGCCGCCTCAAGCACCGAGAGCCTGGACTCGCTCAACGGGCCGGGGCTGGGCGGCGAGGGCCGCGGGGCGCGCAACGAGAAGGAGCTGCTGCAGGCGCTCAACGACCGCTTCGCCGGCTACATCGACAAGGTGCGGCAGCTGGAGCTGCAGAACCGGCAGCTGGAAGGAGAGGCGGCCGCGCTGCGGCAGCAGCAGGCCGGCCGCTCCGCCATGGGCGCGCTCTACGAGCGCGAGATCCGCGAGATGCGCGCCGCCGCGCTGCGCCTGGGCGCCGAGCAGGGCCAGCTGCGCCTGGAGCACGAGCGCCTGCTGGAGGACATCGCGCACGCGCAGCAGCGCCTCGACGACGAGGCTCGCCAGCGCGAGGAGCTGCAGGCGGCGGCGCGCGCGCTGCACCGCTACGCGGACGAGGCGGGCCTGGCGCGCGCCGAGCTGCAGAAGAAGGTGCAAGCGCTGCAGGACGAGGGCGCCTTCCTGCGCCGCCGCCACGACGACGAGGTGGCCGAGCTGCTCAGCCAGATCCAGGCCGCGGGACCCCCCGACGGCCGCGACCTCGTCAAGTCCGACGTGACGTCGGCGCTGCGCGAGATCCGCGCGCAGCTCGAGGGCCACACGGTGCAAAACACGCTGCAGTCGGAGGAGTGGTTCCGAG TGAGGTTGGACCGCTTGTCAGAAGCTGCCAAGGTGAACACAGACGCCATGCGCTCGGCCCAGGAGGAGATCTCCGAATACAGACGTCAGCTGCAGTCCAAGACCACCGAGCTAGAGGCCCTCAAGGGGACAAAGGACTCTTTGGAGAGGCAACGCTCGGATCTGGAAGACCGCCATCATGCTGATGTCATCTCCTATCAG GAGACCATTCAGCAGCTGGACAGTGAGCTGAGGAGCACCAAGTGGGAAATGGCCGCCCAGCTCCGAGAGTACCAGGACTTGCTGAATGTCAAGATGGCCCTCGACATTGAAATTGCAGCCTACAG AAAACTTCTGGAAGGAGAAGAATGTAGAATTGGCTTTGGCCCgggtcctttctcctttcctgagGTACCCCCCAAAACTCCAGCCACTTCCACACATATAAAAGTCAAAAGTGAAGAGAAGATCAAAGTGGTTGAGAAGTCAGAGAAGGAGACTGTCATTGTGGAAGAACAGACCGAGGAGATCCAGGTGACTGAAGAGGTAactgaggaagaggagaaggaagaagagaaggaagaagcagaagaagaaactggagagaaggaagaagaaggggaagaagagggagaagaagcaAAATCTCCAGAGAAGGAAGCCAAGTCTCCTCCCACGGAGGAGGTCACATCACCTGAGAAGGTGAAATCTCCAGTGAAGGAAGAGGTCAAGTCTCCAGAAAAGGCCAAATCCCCAGCGAAGGAAGAGGTCAAGTCTCCAGAAAAGGCCAAATCCCCAGCGAAGGAAGAGGTCAAGTCTCCGGAAAAGGCCAAATCCCCAGTGAAGGAAGAGGTCAAGTCTCCCCCTGAGGTCAAGTCTCCAGAAAAGGCCAAATCCCCAGCAAAGGAAGAGGTCAAGTCTCCAGAAAAGGCCAAATCCCCAGTGAAGGAAGAGGTCAAATCTCCAGAGAAGTCCAAATCCCCAGCAAAGGAAGAGGTCAAGTCCCCTCCTGAGGTCAAATCTCCAGAAAAAGCCAAATCTCCAGCAAAGGAAGAGGTCAAGTCCCCTCCTGAGGTCAAATCTCCAGAAAAAGCCAAATCTCCAGCAAAGGAAGAGGTCAAGTCTCCAGAAAAGGCCAAATCCCCAGCAAAGGAAGAGGTCAAGTCTCCAGAAAAGGCCAAATCCCCAGCAAAGGAAGAGGTCAAATCCCCCCCTGAGATTAAGTCTCCAGAAAAGGCCAAATCCCCAGCAAAGGAAGAGGTCAAGTCTCCCCCTGAGGTTAAGTCTCCAGAAAAGGCCAAATCCCCAGCAAAGGAAGAGGTGAAATCTCCAGAAAAGGCCAAATCCCCAGCAAAGGAAGAGGTCAAGTCTCCAGAGAAGGCCAAATCCCCAGTGAAGGAGGAAGTGAGGTCCCCGGCGGACATCAAATCCCCAGTCAAGGCCAAATCTCCAGAAAAGGAAGATGCAAAATCTCctgagaaagaggaagacaaagagagtGCCCCAAAGAAAGAAGTATCAAAGCCTCCTAGCGCACCTgtcaaagaagaaggaaaggaagttaAAGTGAAAGAAGCCCCCAAGAAGACAGAGGAGGAGAAAGCCCCAGCCAAAGCAGAAGAACCCAAGGACAGCAAGAAAGAGGCCCCCAGAAAGGAGGCCGAGGAGAAACCCAAAGAGGCCCGAGGTGGGACCCAGCCAGAAGGAGCCGGGAACCATCAGGCGGCCCCCGCCCCAGAGCCTGCAAAGGGGGAAACCAAGGCCAAGGAGGCGGCAAAGCCCCAGGAGAAGGGGCCGGAACCCCCCAAAACCCCCAGCCCTCCGGCCACCAAGGAACCCGAGAAACCCaaacaggaggaaaagaaagCAGAGGAGAAACCCCAGCCTGACCCCAAAgccaaagaggaggaaaaggctCCTCCCAAAGAAGCCGCCAAAACAGAAGCCCCCAAGCCCAGCAAGCCCAAGACGGAGAAGGTGGAGAAATCCTCCAGCACCGACCAGAAGGAGAGCAAAGCCTCCGAGACTGGGGCTGACGACAAAGCCAAGAAGGGCGATAAGTAG